In one window of Campylobacter coli DNA:
- a CDS encoding sulfate adenylyltransferase codes for MKSAKKNKSIVIDKNELGILSLIKEGLLGSCTHLMDEHETKQILKTGKSDKESFPYPLSFAPKISEEFIKDIRIGSKIDLILNDETVGNITLKSKFKNDKNFSNIFSPHTCSLDNMGEICIGGEIEIYNSTIQKIKEEFHKTKENLNAHKITAIVSSFDPLHRAHERMFRWTIDKADLVVVFLVESFDANGFDFDLKQNYLKKFIQNYLPPDRIFIFPLKDINLFHAHLNPSLESILAKSLGCTKLVVGQNHTGLGMFYDDNQPKTILDDFSKDYDIEVIVLPEFVFCDACRMIVSTRSCPHGCHHHLHYNSQSLKELLRAGIIPPAVFMRKEVSSIILSSIFPNRFKNLQKIYNDLFATDGILEYKSDEEFYQKLLETHQMSYMV; via the coding sequence ATGAAATCAGCAAAAAAAAATAAAAGTATCGTTATAGATAAAAATGAACTAGGCATTCTTTCTCTTATCAAAGAAGGTTTGCTTGGAAGTTGCACCCATTTAATGGATGAACATGAAACAAAACAAATTCTTAAAACGGGTAAATCCGATAAAGAAAGTTTTCCTTATCCTTTGTCCTTTGCTCCAAAAATTTCAGAAGAATTCATTAAAGACATTCGCATAGGAAGCAAAATCGATCTTATCCTTAATGATGAAACGGTGGGAAATATCACACTTAAAAGCAAATTTAAAAATGATAAAAATTTTTCCAATATCTTTAGCCCACATACTTGCTCTTTAGATAATATGGGTGAAATTTGCATCGGTGGAGAAATAGAAATTTATAATTCTACAATTCAAAAAATCAAAGAAGAATTTCATAAAACCAAAGAAAATCTTAATGCCCATAAAATTACTGCTATAGTTTCAAGCTTTGATCCTTTGCATAGAGCACATGAAAGAATGTTTCGCTGGACTATAGATAAGGCGGATTTGGTTGTTGTTTTTCTTGTAGAATCTTTTGACGCAAATGGCTTTGATTTTGATTTGAAACAAAATTATTTGAAAAAATTTATTCAAAATTATTTGCCACCGGATAGAATTTTCATCTTCCCGCTTAAAGATATCAATCTTTTTCACGCTCATTTAAATCCTAGTCTAGAAAGCATTTTAGCCAAGAGTCTTGGATGTACTAAACTTGTCGTAGGGCAAAATCACACAGGACTTGGAATGTTTTATGATGATAATCAACCTAAAACCATACTAGATGATTTTTCTAAAGATTATGATATAGAAGTGATTGTTTTACCTGAATTTGTATTTTGCGATGCGTGTCGTATGATAGTAAGTACTCGATCTTGCCCTCATGGATGCCATCATCATTTACATTATAATTCTCAATCCTTAAAAGAATTGCTAAGAGCAGGTATTATACCCCCTGCTGTTTTTATGCGAAAAGAAGTTTCAAGTATTATCTTATCTTCTATTTTTCCTAATCGATTTAAAAATTTGCAAAAAATCTATAATGATCTTTTCGCAACAGATGGAATTTTAGAATATAAAAGCGATGAAGAATTTTATCAAAAGCTTTTAGAAACTCATCAAATGTCTTATATGGTTTGA
- a CDS encoding phosphatidylglycerophosphatase A, with the protein MQKLFLTFFYSGCAKKAPGTFGTLAALIPAFFILKYLGITTLFLLSILIFIASIRVIDDYERKTGIHDDKHIVIDEVAGVFLACAIAASGANSLLNFFMAFVFFRIFDITKPSIIGKIDKKTKGGLGVMLDDMLAGLFAGLLSAVIYGFLLKFDLVFWDKDLINLF; encoded by the coding sequence ATGCAAAAACTTTTTTTAACTTTTTTTTACTCAGGATGTGCAAAAAAAGCACCAGGAACTTTTGGAACTTTAGCGGCTTTGATTCCTGCTTTTTTTATACTAAAATACTTAGGAATCACTACCTTATTTTTACTGAGTATTTTGATTTTTATTGCCAGTATAAGAGTGATTGATGATTATGAAAGAAAAACAGGGATTCACGATGATAAACATATAGTAATTGATGAAGTTGCAGGAGTTTTTCTAGCGTGTGCTATCGCTGCAAGTGGTGCTAATTCTTTACTGAATTTTTTTATGGCCTTTGTGTTTTTCCGTATTTTTGATATCACAAAACCTTCTATCATAGGAAAAATCGATAAAAAAACCAAAGGCGGACTCGGTGTTATGCTAGATGATATGCTAGCAGGATTGTTTGCAGGACTTTTAAGTGCAGTGATTTATGGTTTTTTACTTAAATTTGATTTAGTCTTTTGGGATAAAGACTTGATAAATTTATTTTGA